The following proteins are encoded in a genomic region of Streptococcus constellatus subsp. constellatus:
- a CDS encoding recombinase family protein yields the protein MSKEKTKVYLYTRVSTSIQIDGYSLEAQKSRMKAFALYNDYEIVGEYEDAGKSGKSIEGRIQFTRMMEDIKSGKDGVSFVLVFKLSRFARNAADVLSTLQTMQDFGVNLICVEDGIDSSKDAGKLMISVLSAVAEIERENIRVQTMEGRIQKAREGKWNGGFAPYGYQLIDGKLIINEEEAIAIRTIFDQYVNTTIGANGLSKYLENHGIRKIPRQNGKNPLFDAGLIRKILKNPVYNGKIAFGRRTLEKVHGTRNEYKQVEQDEYLIAEGIHEAIISDELWQAAQVKLKSQAKKYEHVNKGKDTRTHLLSGIVKCPICGVGMFGNKCIKKKKDGTKYKDFYYYGCKHRHMIRGHKCTYNKQIREELLDDAVAEVIIKIVSNPKFASMMQEKINMKVDTSEIEKEIDNYQKELMKSHSTKFKLIEEIDNLDADDKHYKRRKQDLDDRLYRMYDKIEDLESLLIDAKAKKQTIEAEKLTGDNIYKILIYFDKLYKVMNDVERRQLITTLISEIQIYEEKQPNGQWLKSITFKLPIIDEDLNIGLDNDEHVETVVLLSRKHN from the coding sequence ATGTCAAAAGAAAAAACAAAAGTATACCTCTACACAAGAGTATCTACATCAATACAGATAGATGGCTATTCTTTAGAGGCACAAAAATCAAGAATGAAGGCGTTCGCCCTTTATAATGATTATGAAATTGTAGGAGAATATGAAGATGCGGGCAAGTCTGGAAAATCTATTGAGGGAAGAATACAGTTTACTCGCATGATGGAAGATATAAAATCCGGAAAGGATGGAGTATCTTTTGTTCTTGTGTTTAAGCTGTCAAGATTTGCAAGAAATGCTGCTGATGTTTTATCAACTCTACAAACAATGCAAGATTTTGGAGTCAATTTGATTTGTGTTGAGGATGGGATTGATTCATCCAAAGATGCAGGTAAATTGATGATTTCAGTTTTATCAGCTGTGGCTGAAATTGAAAGAGAAAATATTCGTGTTCAAACAATGGAAGGGCGTATTCAAAAGGCAAGAGAGGGCAAATGGAATGGAGGTTTTGCTCCTTATGGTTATCAACTTATTGATGGGAAATTGATAATCAATGAGGAAGAAGCAATTGCGATACGAACTATTTTTGATCAGTATGTAAATACAACCATTGGAGCCAATGGACTTTCTAAATACTTAGAAAATCATGGTATAAGAAAAATTCCAAGACAAAATGGGAAAAATCCATTGTTCGACGCAGGTCTTATAAGAAAGATATTAAAAAACCCTGTATATAACGGGAAAATAGCCTTTGGAAGAAGAACTTTAGAAAAAGTTCATGGAACAAGAAATGAATATAAGCAAGTTGAACAAGATGAATATTTAATAGCTGAAGGTATTCATGAAGCTATAATTTCTGATGAACTATGGCAAGCAGCTCAAGTTAAGTTAAAATCTCAAGCAAAGAAATATGAGCATGTGAATAAAGGGAAAGATACACGCACACATCTGCTTTCAGGAATTGTAAAATGTCCGATATGTGGAGTGGGAATGTTTGGAAACAAGTGTATCAAGAAAAAGAAAGATGGTACAAAGTATAAAGATTTTTATTACTATGGCTGTAAACATAGGCATATGATAAGAGGTCATAAATGTACTTACAATAAACAAATCAGAGAAGAATTGTTAGATGATGCAGTTGCTGAGGTAATTATAAAGATAGTAAGCAATCCCAAATTTGCTTCTATGATGCAAGAAAAAATTAACATGAAGGTAGATACCTCTGAAATAGAAAAAGAGATAGATAATTACCAGAAAGAATTGATGAAGAGCCATTCTACGAAATTTAAGCTAATTGAGGAAATAGATAATTTAGATGCTGATGATAAGCACTACAAACGAAGAAAACAGGACTTAGACGATAGACTTTATCGTATGTATGATAAGATTGAAGACTTAGAATCATTGTTAATTGATGCGAAAGCAAAGAAACAAACTATTGAAGCTGAGAAACTTACAGGAGATAACATATATAAGATTTTGATCTATTTTGATAAACTTTACAAGGTAATGAATGATGTAGAGCGTAGACAGTTAATTACAACTTTGATTTCTGAAATTCAAATTTACGAAGAAAAGCAACCGAATGGGCAATGGCTAAAATCAATTACTTTTAAACTTCCTATCATCGATGAAGATTTAAATATAGGTTTGGACAATGATGAGCATGTTGAGACGGTAGTTTTGCTGTCAAGAAAACACAATTAA
- a CDS encoding sigma-70 family RNA polymerase sigma factor, whose product MPKEYYLYVNGQRVKVSEQIYKVYWREKEHEKYLEQVDKKNHLLFFSSLDHDGHFIDNIVDESVDVEKIVETQMMIEAVRSATSRLNAEERDIIERLYFNDETIRSVAKLKSITHPALIKRRNKILEKLKKFIEEL is encoded by the coding sequence ATGCCAAAAGAATATTACCTTTATGTCAACGGACAAAGGGTTAAAGTCAGCGAGCAGATATATAAAGTCTACTGGCGAGAAAAAGAACACGAAAAGTATTTAGAGCAGGTGGACAAGAAAAACCACTTGCTCTTTTTTTCATCGTTGGATCATGACGGACATTTTATAGATAATATTGTTGATGAAAGTGTTGATGTAGAAAAGATTGTGGAAACACAAATGATGATTGAAGCAGTCAGAAGTGCTACATCAAGGCTCAATGCAGAAGAAAGAGATATTATTGAACGCTTGTATTTCAATGATGAAACGATTCGTTCAGTAGCAAAGCTCAAAAGTATTACACATCCAGCTTTAATCAAAAGAAGAAACAAAATTCTTGAAAAACTGAAAAAATTTATCGAAGAACTTTAA
- a CDS encoding ABC transporter ATP-binding protein, protein MFRMIKRLINWTGNFKKRIYIGFVYAFINSIFTSMPIILAAYGLKLIWNDYNGVQQIDYKQILYISILMIIVVGGRFVFSYLRACSQESVGCEATAKQRIRLGNILKRVSLGFFNSNNMGEISSAVTTDLSFIEMLSMNMINTVVNGYITVFVMILFLLFYCPLAGVVSLVGVVLSAIFLYIAAKISDRNASLHQKAQDDIVENTIEFLRGMQTIKAFKQEGVSIKGIETAYKNHKDLNIRIEIENCPYNCLHQFILKAASIGIVAVSAYLTYVGKMDFDIMVMMDMFSFVMFSQIEPLSNAIHVIEVVNKTLDKLSKIENAEIIDENGKEVDLNHYDIKFSDVCFSYDKKQILNNISFDIYEGSTTAIVGPSGSGKTTICNLIARFYDVNSGSITIGGHNIKDITCDSLLKNISMVFQKVYLFNDSIKNNILFGNPSANDEEIIEASKKAHCHDFISKLPNGYDTIIGDAGATLSGGEKQRISIARAILKDAPIVILDEATASIDPENEHLIQKAISSLTKGKTVIVIAHRLATIQDSDQILVIDNGRVVQQGTHRELVAQDGTYKRFIDIKESAEGWCIK, encoded by the coding sequence ATGTTCAGAATGATAAAAAGGCTTATAAATTGGACTGGAAATTTTAAAAAGCGTATCTATATAGGGTTTGTATATGCTTTTATAAATAGTATTTTCACATCAATGCCAATAATTCTTGCTGCATACGGATTGAAATTAATTTGGAATGATTACAATGGTGTTCAACAAATTGATTATAAGCAGATATTATATATAAGCATTTTAATGATTATTGTGGTAGGTGGGAGATTTGTATTTTCTTATTTAAGGGCGTGTTCACAAGAAAGTGTAGGTTGTGAAGCTACTGCAAAGCAGCGTATTCGATTAGGAAATATTTTGAAGCGAGTTTCTCTTGGATTCTTTAATAGCAATAATATGGGCGAAATTTCTTCTGCAGTTACAACAGACCTTTCTTTTATTGAAATGTTATCTATGAATATGATTAATACTGTTGTTAATGGATATATTACAGTTTTCGTGATGATCTTGTTTTTGCTATTTTATTGCCCATTAGCAGGAGTTGTTTCGTTGGTTGGAGTAGTTTTATCTGCGATATTCTTATATATTGCAGCTAAAATTAGTGATAGAAATGCGAGTTTGCATCAGAAAGCTCAAGATGACATCGTGGAAAATACAATTGAGTTTTTAAGGGGTATGCAAACAATAAAAGCATTTAAACAAGAAGGAGTATCAATTAAAGGGATTGAAACAGCATATAAAAATCATAAGGATCTCAATATTAGAATTGAAATAGAAAACTGTCCGTATAATTGCTTGCATCAATTTATTCTTAAAGCGGCATCTATTGGAATAGTGGCAGTAAGTGCGTATTTAACATATGTTGGTAAAATGGATTTTGACATAATGGTAATGATGGATATGTTTTCATTTGTGATGTTTAGTCAAATAGAGCCTTTGAGTAACGCAATTCATGTTATAGAAGTTGTGAATAAAACATTAGATAAATTGTCCAAGATAGAAAATGCGGAGATTATAGATGAGAATGGTAAAGAGGTTGATTTAAATCATTATGATATAAAATTTTCTGATGTTTGTTTTTCGTATGATAAAAAGCAGATATTAAATAATATATCTTTTGACATTTACGAAGGTAGTACGACTGCTATTGTAGGTCCATCTGGTAGTGGAAAGACAACTATTTGTAATTTGATAGCACGATTTTATGATGTAAATAGTGGGTCAATCACTATTGGAGGTCATAATATAAAAGATATAACCTGTGATAGTTTATTAAAGAACATATCAATGGTATTTCAAAAAGTATATTTATTTAATGATAGTATAAAAAATAATATATTATTCGGTAATCCGAGTGCAAATGATGAAGAAATTATAGAAGCATCAAAAAAAGCACATTGTCATGACTTTATTTCAAAATTACCTAATGGATATGACACTATTATAGGAGATGCGGGAGCAACATTATCTGGAGGTGAAAAACAGCGTATTTCAATAGCAAGAGCTATTCTAAAGGACGCACCTATTGTAATTCTTGATGAAGCAACAGCAAGTATTGATCCTGAAAATGAGCATTTGATTCAAAAAGCAATAAGCTCTCTAACGAAAGGTAAAACGGTCATTGTAATTGCTCATAGGTTAGCAACAATACAAGACTCAGATCAAATATTAGTTATTGATAACGGCAGAGTGGTTCAGCAAGGCACTCATAGAGAATTAGTTGCTCAGGATGGTACTTACAAAAGATTTATTGATATTAAAGAAAGTGCAGAAGGATGGTGCATTAAATGA
- a CDS encoding ABC transporter ATP-binding protein, with amino-acid sequence MKQKSWISIAFSFASQCKWRIILSVIFAIIGVSAGIVPYWCIYKIITLFVNKNIILNQILYYCIIAVLGYGVRYLFHGISTTLSHFSAYKILENIRLSLAKKLIDAPLGYVLGESVGKLKSVIVDRVETIELPLAHVIPECISNITLSISVFAYLVFIDWRMAISMLITVPIAGTAYMLMMRNFNEEYAKYMETSNYVNGVIVEYVEGIEVIKAFNQSTNSYKRFVEAIETFRDSTLAWYKGVWKYMNFGNAVLPSTFLGVLPVGLILYLNGEISPQNLVISLILSLGVVGPMMNFTNYINEAKAIEYALHDVDKLLQIPVLSNSKQDTEITDYNIKLQNVSFSYDGNMANKVLSKINCIFENKQFIALVGPSGSGKTTIARLIARFWDTTEGNIYIGGKDIKDIPISKLNELISFVTQDTYLFNCSVKENIRLGNPEATDDEVFQAAKLACCDEFIQTLEDGYDTIVGNAGNKLSGGEKQRISIARMILKNSPIVILDEATAFTDPENESKLQQSLGALSKGKLLLVIAHRLSTIKNADRIFVINSGEIQADGKHEELLDTNNLYKNMWLAHIGAKNWSANSNGKEEL; translated from the coding sequence ATGAAACAAAAAAGTTGGATTTCAATAGCTTTTTCGTTTGCATCGCAATGCAAATGGAGAATAATTTTATCGGTAATTTTTGCCATTATAGGAGTATCCGCTGGAATAGTGCCATATTGGTGTATATACAAGATTATTACTTTGTTTGTAAATAAAAATATAATCTTAAATCAAATTTTATATTACTGTATTATAGCTGTTTTGGGATATGGAGTTAGATATTTATTTCATGGTATTTCAACAACATTGTCTCATTTTTCTGCATATAAAATACTTGAAAACATAAGGCTGAGTTTGGCTAAAAAGTTAATTGATGCTCCTTTAGGATATGTATTAGGGGAATCTGTCGGAAAACTAAAAAGTGTAATAGTTGATAGAGTAGAAACAATTGAGTTGCCATTAGCCCATGTGATTCCTGAATGTATATCGAATATAACTCTTTCTATAAGTGTGTTTGCTTATTTGGTGTTTATAGATTGGAGAATGGCGATTTCCATGTTAATTACAGTCCCAATTGCAGGAACAGCGTATATGCTTATGATGAGAAATTTTAATGAGGAATATGCAAAATACATGGAAACAAGCAATTATGTTAACGGAGTAATTGTTGAATATGTAGAAGGTATTGAAGTAATTAAGGCTTTTAATCAATCAACCAATTCATATAAACGATTTGTAGAAGCTATAGAAACCTTCAGAGACTCAACACTGGCGTGGTATAAGGGTGTTTGGAAATATATGAATTTTGGTAACGCAGTACTTCCATCTACATTTTTGGGTGTGTTACCAGTAGGATTGATACTCTATTTGAACGGAGAAATCTCCCCACAGAATTTAGTTATTTCTTTAATTTTATCATTGGGAGTAGTGGGACCTATGATGAATTTTACTAATTATATAAATGAAGCAAAAGCAATAGAATATGCTTTACATGATGTAGATAAATTACTTCAAATACCAGTATTGAGTAATTCAAAACAAGATACTGAAATAACAGACTATAATATCAAACTTCAAAATGTTTCTTTCTCATATGATGGAAATATGGCGAACAAAGTGTTATCTAAAATAAATTGTATCTTTGAAAACAAACAATTCATAGCTTTAGTTGGACCATCTGGTAGTGGAAAAACGACAATAGCGAGATTAATAGCAAGATTTTGGGATACCACAGAAGGAAATATTTATATTGGTGGAAAGGATATTAAAGATATACCTATTTCAAAGTTAAATGAATTAATCAGCTTTGTTACACAAGACACATATCTATTTAACTGTTCTGTTAAAGAAAATATTAGATTAGGGAATCCGGAAGCAACAGATGATGAAGTTTTCCAAGCAGCAAAATTAGCTTGCTGCGATGAATTTATTCAAACATTAGAAGACGGATATGACACAATTGTGGGAAATGCAGGAAATAAATTATCTGGTGGAGAAAAACAGAGGATTTCTATCGCAAGAATGATTTTAAAAAATTCTCCAATTGTTATATTGGATGAAGCTACTGCATTTACAGATCCTGAGAATGAAAGCAAGTTACAACAATCTTTAGGTGCATTATCGAAAGGAAAGCTATTGTTGGTAATAGCTCATAGGCTTTCTACTATTAAAAATGCAGACAGAATTTTTGTCATAAATAGTGGAGAAATTCAGGCGGATGGAAAGCATGAGGAATTATTAGATACTAATAATCTTTATAAAAATATGTGGCTTGCACATATTGGGGCAAAAAATTGGTCTGCAAATTCAAACGGGAAGGAGGAGTTGTAA
- a CDS encoding helix-turn-helix domain-containing protein codes for MLNTKMIEESMELLTRSNTCSTYKMGVDGEDGTVLYYSVCPGISVMYNNFHIEKGPDRVIRDSNSFSIHYCIEGRIEAEVSSGEYLYLGAGDVLLEKLDSKYRYCSFPTKHYHGITITFSPDEMDENLNTLLLNFSIDINRIKETFLSKYVPFVIHEDVIINHIFEELYKIPELLKYDYLKLKVIELLMLLRVVENKNGNYKNQYFYKSQIEKVKDIKEFITNNIEEHFTMEELSQKYDIPLSTLKKCFKAVYGEPIYQFIRNYRMNIASTLLIKTDDSIIVIAGKVGYTNSSKFTEAFKSVIGKTPTEYRKTVIQTE; via the coding sequence ATGTTAAATACGAAAATGATTGAAGAAAGTATGGAATTGTTAACTCGAAGCAACACTTGCTCTACATATAAAATGGGAGTTGATGGAGAAGATGGAACTGTATTATATTATAGTGTTTGCCCAGGAATTTCAGTAATGTATAATAACTTTCATATTGAAAAAGGACCAGATAGAGTTATAAGGGACAGTAATTCTTTTAGTATACACTATTGTATTGAAGGTAGGATAGAAGCGGAAGTTTCATCTGGAGAATATTTGTATTTAGGTGCTGGTGATGTGTTGCTTGAAAAACTTGATTCCAAATATAGATATTGTAGCTTTCCAACAAAACATTATCATGGGATAACAATCACTTTTTCTCCTGATGAAATGGATGAAAATTTGAATACATTATTGTTAAATTTTTCAATAGATATTAATAGAATTAAGGAAACATTTTTATCAAAGTATGTACCTTTTGTTATACATGAGGATGTGATTATTAATCATATTTTTGAAGAACTTTATAAAATTCCGGAACTGTTAAAATATGATTATTTAAAATTGAAAGTAATTGAACTGTTGATGCTCTTGAGAGTAGTAGAAAATAAAAATGGGAATTATAAAAATCAATATTTTTACAAATCGCAGATTGAAAAAGTAAAAGATATTAAAGAGTTTATAACAAATAATATTGAAGAGCATTTTACGATGGAAGAATTATCACAAAAATATGATATTCCGTTGTCTACATTAAAGAAATGTTTTAAAGCAGTTTATGGAGAGCCTATTTATCAATTTATTAGAAATTATAGGATGAATATAGCCTCGACATTGTTGATAAAAACAGATGATTCTATTATCGTTATTGCTGGCAAGGTTGGATATACAAATAGCAGTAAATTTACTGAAGCGTTCAAGAGTGTTATAGGAAAAACTCCGACAGAATATAGAAAAACAGTTATCCAAACAGAGTGA
- a CDS encoding ABC transporter ATP-binding protein, giving the protein MIEFKNVSFRYAEQKKYSIQNINIKIKSGQIALVCGTSGSGKTTLTKLINGLIPNYYNGELNGTVCINGVEVSKIPLYETAKYVGSVFQNPKTQFFTIDTTSELAFCLENFGLPEKEIEDRILKVSNELSIENLMGRNIFNLSGGEKQKIACSCVFVSGQEIIVLDEPSSNLDISATMELRKLIKLWKEQGKTVVISEHRIYYLKGLIDRVIHLKDGNIYGEYTEEEFNKFMEKDKCKAGLRPLDLNTFPFCLSNEVKCESQFTISDVIYSYQKGGYILKIGEIKLPQNRIIGIIGHNGAGKSTFADCLCGISKNDKSVISYGGRLYYKKKKFKLCFLVMQDVNHQLFTESVEDEMLLSMTQKDKNKLYNILKELNLYSLKNKHPMSLSGGEKQRIAIASALVSSRDFIILDEPTSGLDLFHMRMVADELKKLKSRGKSIFLITHDYEMLLSSCDYILHLEDGKVKDSYFLDGEGIKKIKKYFIREEVSP; this is encoded by the coding sequence ATGATTGAATTTAAAAATGTATCATTTAGATATGCAGAACAAAAAAAATACTCCATTCAAAATATAAACATAAAAATTAAGTCAGGTCAGATAGCTTTGGTTTGCGGAACTTCGGGTAGCGGAAAGACTACTTTAACTAAATTAATTAATGGCTTGATTCCCAATTATTATAATGGGGAACTTAATGGTACTGTGTGTATAAATGGAGTTGAAGTTAGTAAAATCCCGTTATATGAAACAGCGAAATATGTAGGAAGTGTATTTCAAAATCCTAAAACTCAATTTTTCACAATTGATACTACAAGTGAATTGGCATTTTGTTTGGAGAATTTTGGATTACCTGAAAAAGAAATTGAAGATAGAATACTAAAAGTAAGTAATGAATTAAGTATTGAAAACTTAATGGGGAGAAATATATTTAACTTATCAGGAGGAGAAAAGCAAAAAATAGCATGTTCTTGTGTTTTTGTAAGTGGGCAAGAAATAATTGTATTAGATGAACCTTCATCTAATTTAGATATTTCAGCAACTATGGAACTTAGAAAATTAATTAAATTATGGAAAGAACAAGGCAAAACAGTAGTAATTTCTGAACATAGAATATATTATCTCAAAGGCTTAATAGATAGAGTAATTCATTTGAAAGATGGAAATATCTATGGTGAATACACGGAAGAAGAATTCAATAAATTCATGGAAAAAGATAAATGCAAAGCTGGATTAAGACCTTTGGATTTAAATACTTTTCCATTTTGTTTGAGCAATGAAGTTAAATGTGAAAGCCAATTTACAATTTCTGATGTAATATATAGTTATCAGAAAGGTGGGTACATACTAAAAATAGGAGAGATAAAGTTACCACAAAATAGGATTATTGGCATCATTGGTCATAATGGTGCAGGAAAATCAACATTTGCTGATTGCTTGTGTGGAATAAGTAAAAATGATAAAAGTGTAATTTCTTATGGGGGTAGATTATACTACAAAAAGAAGAAATTTAAATTGTGTTTTTTAGTTATGCAAGATGTTAATCACCAACTATTTACTGAAAGTGTTGAAGATGAAATGTTGTTGTCCATGACACAAAAAGATAAAAATAAGTTGTATAATATACTAAAAGAATTAAATCTATATTCACTTAAAAATAAGCATCCGATGTCATTGTCTGGAGGGGAAAAACAAAGAATTGCAATAGCGAGTGCGTTAGTTTCAAGTAGGGATTTTATTATTCTTGATGAACCTACAAGTGGATTAGACTTATTTCACATGAGAATGGTTGCTGATGAATTAAAGAAACTTAAAAGTAGAGGTAAGTCTATTTTTTTGATAACTCATGATTATGAGATGCTATTAAGTTCTTGTGATTATATTTTACACTTAGAGGATGGCAAAGTTAAAGATAGTTATTTTTTAGATGGAGAAGGTATAAAGAAAATAAAAAAATATTTTATAAGAGAGGAAGTGAGTCCTTAA
- a CDS encoding energy-coupling factor transporter transmembrane component T, whose product MIEETVVRYKPSYITIDPRTKIFLMVTVTSIMATGSSHGAMFYLRHLLMVLPFIALFISKKGKAAIRFLILYLIIFALNFVVLPYTTGFLSFLVLATVGIYTNILPGFIMGYYLISTTSVSEFIAAMEKLKVSYKIIIPFSVVFRFFPTVKEEYISIQNAMKIKGVTIRKSPIEMIEYRLVPLLISVTKIGEELSASALTRGLGSPIKRTNICKIGLKKIDYFLLLLASLCWVVFIFF is encoded by the coding sequence ATGATAGAAGAAACAGTAGTTAGATATAAACCATCATATATTACAATAGATCCACGCACAAAAATTTTTCTTATGGTAACTGTAACGAGCATCATGGCTACTGGAAGCAGTCATGGTGCTATGTTTTATTTGCGGCATCTTTTAATGGTTCTGCCCTTTATTGCATTATTTATTTCTAAAAAAGGTAAAGCAGCTATAAGATTTTTGATATTGTATTTGATTATATTTGCATTAAATTTTGTTGTTTTACCTTATACGACAGGATTTTTGAGTTTTTTGGTATTAGCAACAGTAGGGATATATACAAATATATTGCCGGGATTTATTATGGGTTACTATTTAATCAGTACCACTTCTGTTAGTGAATTTATCGCAGCTATGGAAAAACTTAAAGTGTCATATAAAATCATTATTCCATTTTCGGTAGTATTTAGATTTTTTCCAACAGTAAAAGAAGAATATATTTCTATACAAAATGCCATGAAAATAAAAGGTGTAACAATAAGGAAGAGTCCAATAGAAATGATTGAGTATAGATTAGTTCCTTTGCTAATATCTGTAACAAAAATTGGTGAGGAATTATCTGCATCAGCTTTGACAAGAGGGTTAGGATCTCCGATTAAAAGAACTAATATTTGCAAAATCGGACTAAAAAAAATAGATTATTTTCTGCTTTTACTTGCGAGCTTATGTTGGGTTGTTTTTATATTTTTTTAG
- a CDS encoding MptD family putative ECF transporter S component, protein MDEVRYMEKQNKLEAKDLINIGIFTVVYFMIEFAVSMLGYIPIFNLLLVFFMPISLWYTKHILYS, encoded by the coding sequence ATGGACGAGGTGAGATATATGGAGAAACAAAATAAACTTGAAGCAAAGGACTTGATCAATATTGGAATTTTTACAGTAGTGTATTTTATGATTGAATTTGCTGTTTCAATGTTAGGATATATTCCGATATTTAATTTACTATTAGTTTTTTTTATGCCCATTAGTTTGTGGTATACCAAGCATATTCTATATAGTTAA
- a CDS encoding plasmid mobilization protein, whose product MANRIRNERLEIKLTEEEKTLFEEKRKLAKCRNMSHFIRKCVLEKEIYQVDLEPFRDLQGLLSNATNNINQIAKRVNSTGIIYKEDINDIKKEIEHFSKELWQIHSLLLNRTSGGD is encoded by the coding sequence ATGGCAAATAGAATACGAAATGAAAGACTTGAAATTAAATTGACCGAAGAAGAAAAGACTCTTTTTGAAGAGAAACGAAAACTTGCGAAGTGCAGAAATATGAGCCATTTTATCCGCAAATGCGTTTTAGAAAAGGAAATATATCAAGTAGATTTAGAACCTTTCAGAGATTTACAAGGCTTGCTTTCCAATGCTACAAACAACATCAATCAGATTGCAAAGCGAGTTAATTCAACAGGCATAATCTATAAAGAGGACATCAATGACATAAAAAAAGAGATTGAACATTTCTCAAAAGAGCTATGGCAAATTCATTCGCTGCTGCTCAACAGGACTTCGGGAGGTGATTAG
- a CDS encoding relaxase/mobilization nuclease domain-containing protein, with amino-acid sequence MAITKIHPIKSTLNLAIDYIVNGDKTDEQILVSTHKCHQETAHTQFLRTRNDAGTKGNVLARHLIQSFLPGETTPEIAHQIGMELCKKILKNEYEFVLSTHIDKGHIHNHIIFNNVNMVTGRCYQSNKKSYHQIRYQSDKLCKENNLSVIDEFYENYKKKYKTNGKSWYENEQAKRGTSWKSRLQFDIDRMIKQSKDWDDFLKTMADLGYEIKYGKHIAFKPKDKPRFTRSKTIGEDYTEERLKERIAEISSIKTPAVKKRIGNVIDMNTNVKVKESKGYEYWATKHNLNTMAESVIFLREQGIKSVKQLDEYIQKAADERQNLQDKIKVIDKEMLLLSATMEQVNTVKKYRAYYKEYKANSSDKSFFEEYKAQITLYENALSELKKSYSMLPDSKDILSKLDKLQEKKNTLMQEYSSSKSIMNELYKIRKNYGIYMGKEMER; translated from the coding sequence ATGGCTATTACAAAAATACATCCAATAAAATCGACTCTTAATCTTGCTATCGACTACATTGTAAATGGAGATAAAACAGATGAGCAGATTTTAGTCAGCACTCATAAATGCCATCAAGAAACTGCCCATACACAATTTTTAAGGACACGAAATGATGCAGGAACAAAGGGAAATGTTCTTGCAAGGCATCTTATTCAATCCTTTTTACCGGGAGAAACTACGCCTGAAATAGCACACCAGATCGGCATGGAGCTGTGTAAAAAGATATTAAAAAATGAGTATGAATTTGTCTTATCTACTCACATAGACAAAGGACATATTCACAATCACATCATCTTCAATAATGTAAATATGGTAACGGGTAGATGCTACCAATCCAACAAGAAAAGCTATCATCAAATCAGGTATCAAAGCGATAAGCTATGCAAAGAAAACAACCTATCTGTCATTGATGAGTTTTACGAAAATTATAAGAAAAAATACAAGACTAACGGTAAATCTTGGTATGAGAATGAACAGGCAAAGCGTGGTACTTCTTGGAAAAGTAGACTTCAATTTGACATTGACAGAATGATTAAACAGTCTAAGGATTGGGACGATTTTCTAAAGACAATGGCTGATCTTGGCTATGAAATTAAGTATGGCAAACACATTGCTTTTAAACCGAAAGATAAGCCGAGATTTACAAGATCTAAAACAATCGGAGAAGATTATACTGAAGAAAGGTTAAAAGAACGCATTGCAGAAATATCGTCTATTAAAACCCCTGCCGTCAAAAAACGCATTGGCAATGTTATTGATATGAACACAAATGTTAAAGTAAAAGAAAGCAAAGGCTATGAATATTGGGCAACCAAACATAACCTTAATACAATGGCTGAGTCTGTTATCTTCCTCAGAGAACAAGGTATTAAATCCGTTAAGCAACTTGATGAGTACATCCAAAAAGCAGCCGACGAAAGGCAAAATTTACAGGATAAAATCAAGGTTATTGATAAGGAAATGCTGTTGCTTTCTGCCACTATGGAACAAGTTAATACCGTTAAAAAATACAGGGCATACTACAAGGAATATAAGGCAAATTCGTCTGATAAGTCATTTTTTGAAGAGTACAAAGCTCAGATTACCCTATATGAAAATGCCCTTTCAGAACTCAAAAAATCCTATTCCATGCTCCCAGATTCAAAGGATATTTTATCTAAACTTGATAAATTACAAGAAAAAAAGAATACCCTAATGCAAGAGTATTCTTCCTCAAAATCTATTATGAACGAACTTTACAAGATACGAAAAAATTACGGAATTTATATGGGTAAGGAGATGGAGAGATAA